A window of Candidatus Hydrogenedentota bacterium genomic DNA:
ATGTCTTCCAGCGCTTCGAGTTCGGCGTGCCCGCGGCCGCGCAGACCGCCGGGGCCAACACGCTGACGTTTCTGAGCAGTTACGCGGTGTGCCCCGAGGAAGCGCGGGGGAACACGCCGATGACGGCCGTGTCCCGGCGCGCCTTTGCCCTCAAATCCGTGGACTTGCTGGATAAAGAGGGCGGCGCTGGCGCGCCGGAACGGCCCGGCGATGTTGCCCGCTTCGAGAACGGGCAGATCGCGCAGGCCGGCGGAAGCCGCATCCGTTTGCCGTTGCGCCTGCCGGAGCAGGCGGCGTGCCGCTTCGTGCTGGACGGCGTTACGGCGCAGGGCGGCGGCGTGTCGTGCCGGGCGTCGTTGCGCGCCGATTCGCAGACCGGGCCGGTCGAGCACGAAATGCTCCCGTGGACGGAGGCGGGCGCCGCCGCTGCCGAACCTATTGTGCACGATTGCGGGGCCTATGCGGGGCAGGTGGTGGAAATCGTATTGGAGGCGCGCCGCGGCGCGCCGGGCGCGGGCGTCCTGTGGGAGGCGCCGCGGATGGTGGCGGACCCGGCCCCCGCCGCGGCGGACGCGCCGGCGGTCAGCCCCGCCGCGCCGTTCTCGAACGTGGTCGTCGTCGTGCTCGATGCGTTGCGCGCGGACGCGATGGGCTGCTACGGCTACCACCGCGACACGACGCCTTTCCTGGACAAACTGGCCGCGGAGGGTGTGCTGTTCGAGCGCGCTTATGCCGCGGTTACGTATACGTATGCTTCGACCTGGAGCCTGTTCACGGGCCAATACGCCTTTCAGCACGGGGCCTGGGGGCAAGGCACGGTCCCGGCGGCACCGACGCTGGCGGAATGCCTGCAAGGCGCGGGCATCGTGACGGGCCTGGTGACGGCGAACCCGAACGTGACCGAACGGACAGGGCACGGCCGCGGTTTCGCCGCCGTGTTCGATGCGTTCGACGAGCCCTCCAGCGTGAACCTGCCGGACACCGCGGCCCCGGCCACGCGGCAGGCAGTCGAATTCCTGCGCGCGCATGTGAATGAGCGGTTCTTTCTGTATGTGCATCACCGGCGTCCCCACGCGCCGCACCGCGCCCCGGACGGCCTCTACCACACATTCACCACCGACCCGGCGAGACGCCTGGAGGGGTATGATTGGACCGCGCGCGGCCCGGTCACGGCCGACGGCGAGGACCTGGATTCGGAGGAGACGCTCGAACTGCGCGCCCGGTACGACGAGAACGTGCGCGCCGCGGACCGGGATGTCGAGTGGCTCTATGGCGTGCTGCAGAAACAGGGTCTGGCGGAGAACACGCTGTTCATCGTGACCGCGGACCACGGGGACGCCTTCGGCGAGCATGACGGGCTTTTCGGGCACGGCAACGGGGTCTACGAAACGCAGGCGCATATCCCGCTTATCCTATACGGTAAGGGCGTCACGGAACTGTGGCCCAAACGATGCACTGCGCTCTACAACACCGTAGACCTGTTGCCGACCGTGTGCGCGCTGATGGGCGTGGCGCCGCCGGCCGCGATTGCGGGCGAAAACCTGCTGGTCAAGGCGGCGCGGCCCGTGGCCGAGGGCGTGCCCGTCTGTTCGCAGGCGGCCGCGGCCGCGGGCGGATTCAACGTGGACGACTCGAACCGCGTCGAGGCGTTTCTGTGGCCGCGCTACAAACTGATCCGCGACGCCATGATGACGCGGGTCGACGTGTACGACCTCGACGCGGACCCGGGCGAGCAGTGCAACCTCGCGCGGGCGTTTCCCGTGCTGACGGACTACCTGCGCGCCCTGGCCGAAGCCTGGAAGGCCGCTCAAACGCAAAAAGCCGGGGCCCCGCCCGCCACCAGGCCGTTCGAACAGACCCCGGAGGACCACGAACGCTTCGAGGCGCTCGGGTATCTATGACGGAACGGCCCCGCGCGCCCTTGGCGCAAGGGCCCTGGCGCGCGGCCGCAAGAGTTCCGGAGCGGGACATTGCTGATTCGGGCCGCGGATTTCAGGCGGGGGCGGCCATCGCGCGCGGGCGTACGGCGATCTCCGGCGCAAAGAACTGCTCGCCGGTCTCTTCGCGAACCCGCGCCGGCGTGTGCCCGATGACGCGGAACCTTTTCGCCTGCCCCGGCGTACAGGCGGCCGTTGTCTCCCCGAACGGCCTACGCATGCGGACGGGTCTCCTGGAGCGTGTCGAGCTGGACGGCGCCGAATTGTTCCTCGCAGAGGTCGCGGTAAGCGCCTGGGGCGCGGATGAGTTCGTGGTGCGCGCCTTCCTGGACGATGCGGCCTTCGTCGAGCACGACGACGCGGTCGCAACCGATGACGGTGGAGAGGCGGTGCGCGATGACGAGGGTGGTGCGGCCGCGCATAAGCCGTTCGAGCGCGTCCTGAATGATCGCCTCGGCGTGGGAGTCGAGGCTCGACGTGGCCTCGTCGAGGATGAGGATGCGCGGGTTGCGCAGGAACGCGCGGGCGATGCTCAGCCGCTGTTTCTGGCCGCCGCTGAGGGTGACGCCGCGCTCGCCGATGACCGTGTCGTAACCACGCGGCAGGCCGCCGGCGAATTCGTCCACATGGGCCATGCGCGCCGCCTCCAGTATTTCCGCCCCGGTCGCGCCGTGGCGGCCATAGGCGATGTTGTCGCGCACGCTCGCGTCGAAGAGGATCGCGTCCTGCATGACCATGCCGGCTGCGCCGCGCAATGAGGCGAGCGTGACCTCGCGCAGGTCCTGCCCGTCGATGCGGATCGCGCCGCGTGTGACGTCGTAAAAGCGCGGGACCAGCGTGACGAGGGTGGTCTTGCCCGCGCCGCTGCGGCCCACGATCGCGACGGACTGGCCCGGCTCGATGGCCAGCGTAATCCCTTGCAGCACGGGGCGGCCGGGCAGGTACTCGAACCAGACGTCCTCGAAGGCGAGGCGGGCCCCGGTGCAGCGCAGGGGCCGCGCGGCGGGCGCGTCGCGGATCTCCGGCTCGATGTCGAGCACTTGGAAGACGCGGTCCATGGCGGCGAGCTGCTGCTGCAGCGCGGCGGTCACGTCGCCCAGGCGCTGCGTGGGCGTGTAGAGATAGCCGAGGAACCCGTAGAACACGAGCAGTTCGCCGGGCGTGATGTAGCCGCTGATGACGCGGTAGGCGCCGTAGCTGAGCACGATGACGGGGCCGAGCTGGGTCAGGAACTCGCCCGCGGCAAGCAGCGCGTAGCGCAGGCGTACCTGGCGCATGACGCCCGCGTAATACCGCCGGTGCAGCGCGAAGAAGCGCCGCCGCTCGGACCGCTCGCGCACGAACGCCTGCACGACGGACAAGGCCGCGATCTTCTCGTTGACCTCGCCGGACAGGCGCGACATCTGCGCCTGCACCTCGTGCGCCGCCTCGCGCAGGCGCGGGCGCAGGTAACCGAAAATCCAGGCGTGCGCGGGCAGCGTGAACAGGCTCACCGCGGCGAGGCGCCAGTCCCACACGACCAGGAAGACGGACACGCCGCCGAGAAACAGCACGTCCACGGCGATGGACATGACGCCGCGGTCGAGAATGCCCTGCGAGGTGTTGATATCGTTGATAATGCGCGACGTGATCGTGCCCGTGCGGTGCCGGGCGTGATAGCTCATGCTGAGCCGCTGCACGTGCGCGTAGAGCTGCTCGCGGATGTCGAAAATGGTGCGGTTGCCCGCCTGCTCGGCGAACCAGGACCGGTAGTACGCGACCGGGATGCGGATGACGTATCCCACGACGAGGAGGAGCACCGTCCAGCCGAGGCGCTGAAACTTCACGGGCGCGGGCGCATCCGCGAGGATGACGTGGTCCGTTACGAGCCCGAGCGCCCACGGCAGCAGCAGCGCGAGCGTGAACTTGAGCACGCCGCAGACGATGGACGCGATGACCAGGACGCGGTAGGGCCGCGCATAGCGCAGAAACCGGCGGAATGTAGGCGAACCGAAGACCATGACACAGCAGTATAACAAAGCCGCTCGGCTCGGCTTGCACGGCGGCGCCTGATTTGCCAGGATACGTGTTCCATTAACCTTGCATGCGGCTTGTTGGCGCGCGCATAGGGCGGCTCAGCCCGCCTTATTGAAGGGAAACAACATGAACAGGAAATATTTCGTCATTCTCGTTGCGGTTGCGGCGGTTGCCGCGTGGAGTCCGTGCGCCGCGGCGCAGGATGCGGAGCAGGGGTTTCATATCCGGCCCCATCTCAACAACGTCACGCGGGATGGCGTCACCCTGATCTGGGAGACGCGCCAGCCGGCGGAAAGCGTGGTCGAGTACGGCCCGGAGGGCGCATATGACCAGAAGGCGGCCGGCGCCGCGGACGAACACAACATCCACCGCGTGCGTGTTGACGGGCTCGAGGCGGACACGGTGTATTCGTATCGCGTGCGCGCGGGCGCGGACGTTCAGGAAAGCACATTCAAGACCGCGCCCGCGGCGGACCGGCCCATGACGTTCGTGGTGGTCGGCGATTCGCGGCGTTGGGACGCGACCTGGGAGGGCGCGCGCATGGCGGAGCACGCGGCGCAGTGGAATCCCGAGTTCTACATCCACAACGGCGACCTTGTGCTGAACGGGCATCAGAAGGACCTCTGGCCGGAGCATTTCAACCGGTTCCACGAACTGAATCAGCGGCTCCTGATGGTGTCGGCCCGGGGCAATCACGAAGGGTCGCAGGTATTCGACACGGAGAACGACTGGTTCGCGAAGTATCATGAACTACCGGGTGACGGCGAGCCGTACGCCTGCTTCGACTGGGGCAACACGCATTTCGTGCTGGTCTCTTTCGAGCAGATTCCCGGCGCGGCGGCTTTTCTCGACAAGCACATGCCCGCGGTGAACAGACAGTACACGGTGCTCGTCCAGCATTACCCGGTCTATTGCAGCGGCTATTACGGTCCGGCGGACAGCCGCAAGGACATGGGCGACCGCCAGATGAAACCGCTGGCGGAAGCTATCGATCGCAACAATATCCTGCTCGACATCGCGGGGCACACGCACATCTACGAACGCATGTTCGCTTTGCGCGGCGGGCAGCGCGACGACCGCAACGGCTGCGTGTACATCGTGAACGGCGGCGACATCAACGCGAACTTCCCGGAAGCGTTCACGGCCATGAGCGACGACCGCGAGACGATGTCGAAGCCGACCTATACCGTAATCCACATGGGCGACGACCGCGTCTGGTTCCGCACCTTCGCGTGGGGCAAAACGGAACAGGGCATCATCGAGGTCGACTATTGCGTGCTCTGGCGCGATGAGGCCGTGCCGAAGGCCGCGCTCGAAACGCTGGCCGCGGCCGAGGGCGCGGACCTGCTCAAGGCCATCGAGGAACTCGGCGCGATGACGTATCAGCCCGCCGCCGAAGCGTTGCTGCCTTATCTGGAGAATCCGGACGCGGCGGTGCGGCGCGCGGCGGCGACGGCGTTGCGCCGGATCGGCAACGCGGACGTTGCGCCGGAGCTGCTCGCGCACCTCGCCGATGACGACCCGCACACCCAGCGGGAGATTGCGCGGGCCCTGGAAATCGCCTCCGGTGCAACGCTGGCCCCGGCGATCGCCGATGCCGCGCGCGACGCGACGCTTGACCCGAAAGCGCGCGTGGCCCTGATCGGGGCGCTCGAATTCAACGCGCCGAAGCCGCTGGCGACGCAGACGGCCATCGCGGTGCTGCAGGACCCGGCGGCGCCCGGGCCTGTCCGCGAACGCGCGGCCTACGCGCTGGTGGACACGGCAGGCGAGGGCGACATTGCCGCGCTGTGCGACCTCTTCGACCGCGAGACGGAGATGTACGTTGTGCTGCGGCTCGCGTTCACGTTGAATGAACTCTGCGGCAGGCGCCAGGCGCTGGACGACGACAGTCCGATCGGCAAGTCGAAACCCGGCGAGCGGCGGCCTTTCATCGAAAAATGGGTTCGGGAAATCGAAAAGGACAAGGGCGCGGTCCCCGAGGCGCTGAAGAAGTGGGCGGCGTAGACGGCGCTGCCCGAATCGCCCGAATGGAGTCGCAGGGGCCGGGCATGCCTGGCCCCTGAGCATTGGTGCGCCCGGCTGGGTGCGTCTGCTCGAAGGTGGAAGTTCTTTGCAGGCCTGACAGGAGAAACTGTCGGCCGGCCGGCTGCGGCGTCCGGCCCGTGCGGGTCAATCAAGGAAGCTGAAGAGCATGGGCAAGACGCCCGTGCCACGGTGGCACAGCGCCTGCATAGTCCACGCGGTTGGCTGCGATGCGTCAGCGCGTTTGGAAAGGGGGAGATTGCGTTGCGGGGTCCGGCGGGGTTTCCGCGGCGGATTCGGACGTTTGAGCGGCTTGCTGGTCGTCGTCTGCCGTGCTGATATCCTCGGGAGCGGGCGGGGCATCTTCCATGCTTGAGGCGGGCGCGTCGTGCTCGACGAGGTGCCTGAAGGACGAGCCGGAGAGTATGCCGATGCGTTCGTGCGGCGCGAGGGCGGCCGCGGCCGCGCCGACGAGGCGTCCGTCCGCGTCGCGAAATTCGCCGCTCTGCCGGCGCGCGGGGTGGGCCGCAAGCCATGCGGCGATAGGGGCGTGCACTTCGTGGCGCGCGCCGCGGCTGAAGGGCATTTCCACGTGGTTGTAGTCTTCCGCGCAGCCGTTTTCTTTGCTGAGTGCGACCAGTTTCTTGTCTGCCGTGGGCAATGCTTCAAAGAACCGCCACCCGTATTCCACGGAAAGGAACGGATCGCGCGGCGCCAGCAGCATCAGCAACGGAACGCGCAACGAGGGCAACCCGGCCTTCACGTCCAGCGTTCCCGCTTTCATGAGACAGGTTCGCTTGCGCATCCAGCCGGCGAGCGTGACGAACACGTCGGGTATCAGGTTGTCGAGCATCACGTACAGATGCTCCACCGTGATTCTCGGGTGAAGATTGCGCATGTTGACGGGGAACACGCCAAAGGGCAGGCGCAATGCCCGGCCAATAGGGATATACCCGTGGGCGAGCGCGGTAATCAGGCGCGGATGACGCGCGAAGAGGCGCACGAGGAAACGCGGAGGGGCTTTGTGCGCGCCGTCGAATCCGGTAGGCGCGCCCAGCGTGACCGCGCCGGCGATTCGCCGCGGGCCGTACTCGAGCGCGTACGCGTACAACAGCAGCCCGCCCATGGAATGCCCGATCCAGTGGATGGTCTGATAGCCTGTCACCCGGCAGATGTGGTCGATAACCGCGGGGATATCGTGGAGCAGATAATCGTCGAGCGTGGCCTCAAAGCGTCCTTTGCCCTGCGGGGGATGCGAGGAGCGGCAACCGCGCAGATCAACCGCCCAGCAATCGTAGCCTTTCTCCATGAGATAGTCGATCAGGCTCTCGTTCTCGGGGAGCGAGAAGTTGTGATGGTTGGCGCCGGCGCCGTGGCAGAACAACACGGGCTCGCCGAGCGTGCGGCCCCGGCGGTACCGGCACACGCGTATCTTCCAGAGGTCCGGCGTCGATACCAGGTATACTTCGCCGGTGCGGATCTTCTCGCCGTACATCGAACGAATGGTCAGGCCGTAAAGGACGGCCAGGAAAATTACGGCAACGACTGTGCCCAGCGCGATCCATACTCCGGCCATTCAGGGTGACTCCTCTTGCACGTCCGGCCCGGCACCCGCCTGCAAATGGCTGAGCACCGATTGGGCGAGTGCGGGACCGAATCCTGGCAGCGCGGCGATGGTCTCCACAGCCGCGGCGCGTATTCTGGCAACGGAACCCAGGCGGTTCAAGAGCGTGCGCGCGCGCTTCGCCCCGACGCCCGGGACGCCCGTGAGCGCCGTGGCAAGGGCGGCCTTCTTGCGGCGCGCGCGATGGAACGTGATGGCGAACCGGTGCGCCTCGTCGCGCACGCGGGCCAGCAGCCGCACCACGGGCCCCGACTGCGGCGGGATGACCGGGTTCACGCGCCCGGGCACGAAGAACCGCTCGGGTGAGCGGCCGCCTTCTTCGAGGGCGCGCGCCTTCGCGATAGAGACGACCGGCACGTCCTCGATGCCGAGGTCTTTGAGTGCCGCGTGAGCGACACCCAGCTGCCCTTTGCCGCCGTCGATCAACACGAGGTCCGGGAGTTCGTCCTCCTGGATGGCCTTCCGATAACGCCGCAGCAGCACCTCGCGCATGGCGGCGAAATCGTCCTGCCCCGCGACCGTGCGGATACTGAAGCGGCGGTACCGCTGCTTGTTGGGCCTGCCGTGATCGAACACGACCATCGATGCCACGGTCTTGTCGCCCTGAATGGTCGAGATATCGAAACATTCGATGCGCAGCGGCGGGCGGGAAAGACGGAACGCCTGTTGCACCTGTTCGAGCGCATCGCGCGCGGCCTTTTCGGCGAGGCGCTTCTCCTCGAAATTCGAACGCGCGTTGCGTTCGGCCAGTTCGACCAATGCCCGCTTCTCACCACGCCGGGGGCACAGGATCGCCGCGCGTGCGCCGCGTTGTTCGCGCAGCACCTCGGCGAGGGTGTCCGCGTCTTCAATCGGGAGCGGAATCAGGACCTCGGCGGGCACGACGGGCGTTTCGGCGTAATACTGGAGCAGGAACGACGCCAGCAGTTCATCGAGGGGCA
This region includes:
- a CDS encoding sulfatase; the protein is MSGMQFCSAFLRAGLFATALAGMAVAVPAQAAGADGAVWRDLAAPDTPRLVEAETLSLAFGSEASYAALGRGWRDETRGNLLQRWTDSLYAASTAAELRLTVLEPRGLVLRLEMQPFPPAALAGSKLPPQEVTVVWNRTRLGACRFGAGAPDVFQRFEFGVPAAAQTAGANTLTFLSSYAVCPEEARGNTPMTAVSRRAFALKSVDLLDKEGGAGAPERPGDVARFENGQIAQAGGSRIRLPLRLPEQAACRFVLDGVTAQGGGVSCRASLRADSQTGPVEHEMLPWTEAGAAAAEPIVHDCGAYAGQVVEIVLEARRGAPGAGVLWEAPRMVADPAPAAADAPAVSPAAPFSNVVVVVLDALRADAMGCYGYHRDTTPFLDKLAAEGVLFERAYAAVTYTYASTWSLFTGQYAFQHGAWGQGTVPAAPTLAECLQGAGIVTGLVTANPNVTERTGHGRGFAAVFDAFDEPSSVNLPDTAAPATRQAVEFLRAHVNERFFLYVHHRRPHAPHRAPDGLYHTFTTDPARRLEGYDWTARGPVTADGEDLDSEETLELRARYDENVRAADRDVEWLYGVLQKQGLAENTLFIVTADHGDAFGEHDGLFGHGNGVYETQAHIPLILYGKGVTELWPKRCTALYNTVDLLPTVCALMGVAPPAAIAGENLLVKAARPVAEGVPVCSQAAAAAGGFNVDDSNRVEAFLWPRYKLIRDAMMTRVDVYDLDADPGEQCNLARAFPVLTDYLRALAEAWKAAQTQKAGAPPATRPFEQTPEDHERFEALGYL
- the uvrC gene encoding excinuclease ABC subunit UvrC, which encodes MPAPTDIHIERLDLAGRPEDRKDPAAFLAAFELNRVPKAPGCYLMKDAKGRPIYVGKAKDLRARLRSYLNESDSRYTVKFLMRRVAGIDLLVTTSDKEALLLENSLIKQHKPHYNVRLKDDKTYLSLRIHPGDPFPRLTAVRKCRKDGARYFGPYASAQAMRETLRGLQRVFPLRTCSDHVLFNRTRPCLYYQMRQCMAPCVALIDAPGYQEIVAQVILALEGRSDELERELRRKIEEHAAKLEFEQAAVLRDRLLALRKTLERQRAVAVPGAEDRDVVGLYNEGRYAEIQVLFYRGGRLLGGRAFSFERTEMPLDELLASFLLQYYAETPVVPAEVLIPLPIEDADTLAEVLREQRGARAAILCPRRGEKRALVELAERNARSNFEEKRLAEKAARDALEQVQQAFRLSRPPLRIECFDISTIQGDKTVASMVVFDHGRPNKQRYRRFSIRTVAGQDDFAAMREVLLRRYRKAIQEDELPDLVLIDGGKGQLGVAHAALKDLGIEDVPVVSIAKARALEEGGRSPERFFVPGRVNPVIPPQSGPVVRLLARVRDEAHRFAITFHRARRKKAALATALTGVPGVGAKRARTLLNRLGSVARIRAAAVETIAALPGFGPALAQSVLSHLQAGAGPDVQEESP
- a CDS encoding ABC transporter ATP-binding protein, which translates into the protein MLYCCVMVFGSPTFRRFLRYARPYRVLVIASIVCGVLKFTLALLLPWALGLVTDHVILADAPAPVKFQRLGWTVLLLVVGYVIRIPVAYYRSWFAEQAGNRTIFDIREQLYAHVQRLSMSYHARHRTGTITSRIINDINTSQGILDRGVMSIAVDVLFLGGVSVFLVVWDWRLAAVSLFTLPAHAWIFGYLRPRLREAAHEVQAQMSRLSGEVNEKIAALSVVQAFVRERSERRRFFALHRRYYAGVMRQVRLRYALLAAGEFLTQLGPVIVLSYGAYRVISGYITPGELLVFYGFLGYLYTPTQRLGDVTAALQQQLAAMDRVFQVLDIEPEIRDAPAARPLRCTGARLAFEDVWFEYLPGRPVLQGITLAIEPGQSVAIVGRSGAGKTTLVTLVPRFYDVTRGAIRIDGQDLREVTLASLRGAAGMVMQDAILFDASVRDNIAYGRHGATGAEILEAARMAHVDEFAGGLPRGYDTVIGERGVTLSGGQKQRLSIARAFLRNPRILILDEATSSLDSHAEAIIQDALERLMRGRTTLVIAHRLSTVIGCDRVVVLDEGRIVQEGAHHELIRAPGAYRDLCEEQFGAVQLDTLQETRPHA
- a CDS encoding alpha/beta fold hydrolase; amino-acid sequence: MAGVWIALGTVVAVIFLAVLYGLTIRSMYGEKIRTGEVYLVSTPDLWKIRVCRYRRGRTLGEPVLFCHGAGANHHNFSLPENESLIDYLMEKGYDCWAVDLRGCRSSHPPQGKGRFEATLDDYLLHDIPAVIDHICRVTGYQTIHWIGHSMGGLLLYAYALEYGPRRIAGAVTLGAPTGFDGAHKAPPRFLVRLFARHPRLITALAHGYIPIGRALRLPFGVFPVNMRNLHPRITVEHLYVMLDNLIPDVFVTLAGWMRKRTCLMKAGTLDVKAGLPSLRVPLLMLLAPRDPFLSVEYGWRFFEALPTADKKLVALSKENGCAEDYNHVEMPFSRGARHEVHAPIAAWLAAHPARRQSGEFRDADGRLVGAAAAALAPHERIGILSGSSFRHLVEHDAPASSMEDAPPAPEDISTADDDQQAAQTSESAAETPPDPATQSPPFQTR
- a CDS encoding HEAT repeat domain-containing protein, producing the protein MNRKYFVILVAVAAVAAWSPCAAAQDAEQGFHIRPHLNNVTRDGVTLIWETRQPAESVVEYGPEGAYDQKAAGAADEHNIHRVRVDGLEADTVYSYRVRAGADVQESTFKTAPAADRPMTFVVVGDSRRWDATWEGARMAEHAAQWNPEFYIHNGDLVLNGHQKDLWPEHFNRFHELNQRLLMVSARGNHEGSQVFDTENDWFAKYHELPGDGEPYACFDWGNTHFVLVSFEQIPGAAAFLDKHMPAVNRQYTVLVQHYPVYCSGYYGPADSRKDMGDRQMKPLAEAIDRNNILLDIAGHTHIYERMFALRGGQRDDRNGCVYIVNGGDINANFPEAFTAMSDDRETMSKPTYTVIHMGDDRVWFRTFAWGKTEQGIIEVDYCVLWRDEAVPKAALETLAAAEGADLLKAIEELGAMTYQPAAEALLPYLENPDAAVRRAAATALRRIGNADVAPELLAHLADDDPHTQREIARALEIASGATLAPAIADAARDATLDPKARVALIGALEFNAPKPLATQTAIAVLQDPAAPGPVRERAAYALVDTAGEGDIAALCDLFDRETEMYVVLRLAFTLNELCGRRQALDDDSPIGKSKPGERRPFIEKWVREIEKDKGAVPEALKKWAA